A single Bosea sp. PAMC 26642 DNA region contains:
- a CDS encoding ABC transporter ATP-binding protein, whose product MTVPILSLRGITKSYGQGTAFDRLLGRDTRFVALAGISLEIVRGDVVGIVGESGSGKSTLANIATGLTRPTSGEVLLDGEPLSNLMRDHGGPWRRRIQMAFQDSSSALNPRKTVSRCLTETLALRGVAKPERESEAFAMLALVGLGAELAPRLPHELSGGQRQRVGLARALAMKPDILIADEPVSSLDVSLQAQVINLLSRLTRDLGLTLLFISHDLALVRTLCSRIIVMRKGEIVEQGPCLDVLDAPSHPYTQLLIAAVPKGIKGRRGQAAATLPSPLRESAG is encoded by the coding sequence ATGACCGTCCCGATCCTGTCGCTGCGCGGCATCACCAAATCCTATGGGCAGGGCACGGCCTTCGACCGCCTGCTGGGCCGCGACACGCGCTTCGTGGCGCTCGCCGGCATCTCGCTGGAGATCGTGCGCGGCGACGTCGTCGGCATCGTCGGCGAAAGCGGCTCGGGCAAGTCGACATTGGCGAACATCGCGACAGGGCTGACCAGGCCGACCTCGGGCGAGGTTCTGCTCGACGGCGAGCCGCTTTCAAACCTGATGCGCGACCATGGCGGGCCGTGGCGGCGGCGCATCCAGATGGCGTTCCAGGATTCGAGCAGCGCGCTCAACCCACGCAAGACAGTGAGCAGGTGCCTGACCGAGACGCTGGCGCTGCGCGGCGTGGCGAAGCCTGAGCGCGAATCCGAGGCATTCGCGATGCTGGCGCTGGTCGGTCTCGGCGCTGAACTGGCGCCACGGTTGCCGCATGAACTCTCCGGCGGACAGCGGCAGCGCGTCGGACTGGCGCGGGCACTGGCGATGAAGCCCGACATTCTGATCGCCGACGAGCCGGTCTCCTCGCTCGACGTCTCGCTGCAGGCGCAGGTGATCAATCTGCTGAGCCGGCTGACGCGCGACCTCGGCCTGACGCTGCTCTTCATCAGCCATGATCTGGCGCTGGTGCGCACGCTCTGTTCACGGATCATCGTGATGCGCAAGGGCGAGATCGTCGAGCAGGGACCGTGCCTCGACGTGCTCGATGCGCCATCCCACCCCTACACGCAGCTCCTGATCGCCGCTGTGCCGAAAGGCATCAAGGGGCGTCGCGGCCAGGCGGCCGCCACCCTTCCCAGCCCGCTGCGCGAGAGCGCCGGCTGA